The Haloferax sp. Atlit-12N genome contains a region encoding:
- the glmM gene encoding phosphoglucosamine mutase, which yields MFGTSGVRGAVGEDVTAEVALCIGRALGSEVSGRVVVGRDARESGTMLEHALVAGLQECGIDVIRLGTQPTPTVARAVEWFDADAGAVVTASHNPPTDNGVKLWTASGRAFDSAQRAAIERRIEDEDYELAAWDGVGTDRHRSIENRHRDALKSSVDLEDDLSVVVDIGNGTGRLTADVLSDLGCTVSTLNGQRDGRFPARPSEPTDETLRGLKSHVAAIDADLGIAHDGDADRMMAVDGDGNFVDGDALLALFGREAASEGDRIAVPVNTSLAVDDAVATVGADVVRTRVGDVFVAERCAESGVVFGGEPSGAWIWADETPCPDGPLAACKLVELVSRRGPLADLVDDIDAYPLRRESVETTDKAGVLERVEAAVREEYDDIDDRDGLRVETDDGWFLVRASGTQPLVRVTAEGRTEAATDRLFDEALALVESRTDTVRA from the coding sequence ATGTTTGGAACGAGCGGCGTTCGCGGTGCCGTCGGCGAAGACGTGACGGCGGAAGTGGCGCTCTGTATCGGAAGGGCGCTCGGTAGCGAGGTCTCCGGGCGCGTCGTCGTCGGCCGCGACGCGCGCGAAAGCGGAACGATGCTCGAACACGCACTCGTCGCCGGGCTTCAGGAGTGCGGAATCGACGTCATCCGACTCGGGACGCAGCCGACGCCCACAGTCGCCCGCGCAGTCGAGTGGTTCGACGCCGACGCCGGTGCCGTCGTCACCGCCTCGCACAACCCGCCGACCGACAACGGCGTGAAGCTCTGGACCGCGTCCGGCCGGGCGTTCGATTCGGCCCAGCGCGCCGCCATCGAGCGGCGTATCGAAGACGAGGACTACGAACTCGCCGCGTGGGACGGCGTCGGAACCGACCGACACCGGAGTATCGAAAACCGCCACCGCGACGCGCTCAAATCGAGCGTCGACCTCGAAGACGACCTCTCGGTCGTCGTCGACATCGGGAACGGAACGGGCCGCCTCACGGCGGACGTGCTCTCGGACCTCGGCTGTACGGTGTCGACGCTCAACGGCCAGCGAGACGGTCGATTCCCCGCCCGCCCGAGCGAACCCACCGACGAGACGCTTCGCGGGCTCAAATCCCACGTCGCCGCAATCGACGCGGACCTCGGAATCGCCCACGACGGGGACGCAGACCGGATGATGGCCGTGGACGGCGACGGAAACTTCGTCGACGGCGACGCGCTCCTCGCCCTGTTCGGGCGCGAGGCCGCGTCAGAAGGCGACCGAATCGCGGTTCCGGTGAACACGAGCCTCGCCGTCGACGACGCGGTCGCGACCGTCGGCGCGGACGTGGTCCGGACGCGCGTGGGCGACGTGTTCGTCGCCGAGAGGTGCGCCGAATCGGGCGTCGTCTTCGGCGGCGAGCCCTCCGGCGCGTGGATTTGGGCCGACGAGACGCCCTGTCCCGACGGCCCGCTCGCGGCGTGCAAACTCGTCGAGTTAGTCTCTCGGCGCGGCCCGCTAGCCGACCTCGTGGACGACATCGACGCCTACCCGCTTCGACGCGAGAGCGTCGAGACGACCGACAAAGCGGGCGTCCTCGAACGCGTCGAAGCGGCGGTGCGCGAGGAGTACGACGACATCGACGACCGCGACGGACTCCGCGTCGAGACCGACGACGGGTGGTTCCTCGTCCGGGCGAGCGGAACGCAACCGCTCGTTCGGGTCACCGCCGAGGGTCGGACCGAAGCGGCGACCGACCGACTGTTCGACGAGGCGCTGGCGCTCGTCGAGTCTCGAACCGACACCGTTCGCGCCTGA
- a CDS encoding cupin domain-containing protein yields the protein MEITDGCTLPSYEGPEEYFTGSTRIDPLFDAQDASSVAAASVTFEPGARTAWHTHPLGQRLIVTSGCGLVQREGGEITQIRAGDVVWFPPGEKHWHGASPDKAMTHIAVQEEQDGEAVTWLEHVTDEEYGPASES from the coding sequence ATGGAGATAACAGACGGCTGTACGCTACCGTCGTACGAAGGACCCGAGGAGTATTTCACCGGAAGCACCCGAATCGACCCTCTGTTCGACGCACAAGACGCGTCCAGCGTCGCGGCGGCGAGCGTCACGTTCGAACCGGGCGCGCGTACCGCGTGGCACACTCACCCGCTCGGTCAGCGCCTCATCGTGACGAGCGGCTGTGGCCTCGTTCAACGCGAAGGTGGCGAGATTACGCAGATTCGGGCGGGCGACGTGGTCTGGTTCCCGCCGGGCGAAAAGCACTGGCACGGTGCGTCGCCGGACAAAGCGATGACCCACATCGCAGTTCAAGAAGAGCAGGACGGCGAGGCCGTCACCTGGCTGGAGCACGTCACCGACGAGGAGTACGGCCCAGCGTCTGAGAGCTAA
- a CDS encoding rhodanese-like domain-containing protein — MTERQSSRRRFLQLTGAATIAGLAGCSSGSSEETTTPPTQTTTANATQTTTQTTTAAPENRMQGPREGDDLPTDSKPSDGYPPEFDTVPEERSIDTSSYDTLTREVHGATVEVPLVPIEDAYYWYARGEARFVDARSETGYDVSHIFGSVLSPAPDGRTLDPTDDWTEADRVVTYCHCPHHLSSLRAAMLLATGFENVYAIDEGFQAWLDRNYPLAGSDTNRDYTVRTIEGETSRLDAGETAWAFHPQTDQVEATEIESDGSYALELKFVQVDAQSTIQVETPSYAIQAPLGELTSGTVTADTGEPAEQTKTTTNSTNGTTNSTTGTNDTATNDSFSLNWRI; from the coding sequence ATGACAGAACGACAGTCGAGCCGCAGACGGTTCCTCCAGTTGACCGGTGCAGCGACGATTGCCGGGCTCGCGGGCTGTTCGAGCGGGTCCTCCGAGGAGACGACCACTCCGCCGACGCAGACGACTACCGCTAACGCGACGCAGACGACGACGCAGACGACGACGGCCGCGCCCGAAAACCGGATGCAGGGGCCACGCGAGGGCGACGACTTGCCGACGGACTCCAAGCCCTCGGACGGCTACCCGCCGGAGTTCGACACCGTGCCAGAAGAGCGGTCTATCGACACGAGTTCCTACGATACGCTCACGCGAGAGGTGCACGGCGCGACCGTCGAAGTCCCGCTCGTCCCCATCGAGGACGCGTACTACTGGTACGCGCGCGGCGAGGCGCGCTTCGTCGACGCGCGCAGCGAGACCGGATACGACGTCTCTCACATCTTCGGGTCCGTTCTCAGCCCCGCACCGGACGGTCGGACACTCGACCCCACGGACGACTGGACCGAGGCGGACCGCGTGGTGACCTACTGCCACTGTCCGCACCACCTGTCGTCGCTCCGGGCGGCGATGCTGCTCGCGACCGGCTTCGAGAACGTCTACGCCATCGACGAAGGCTTCCAGGCGTGGCTCGACCGCAACTACCCGCTTGCGGGGTCCGACACGAACCGGGACTACACGGTTCGGACCATCGAAGGCGAGACGAGTCGGCTCGACGCCGGTGAGACGGCGTGGGCGTTCCATCCCCAGACCGATCAGGTCGAGGCGACCGAAATCGAGTCCGACGGCTCCTACGCGCTCGAACTGAAGTTCGTGCAGGTCGACGCCCAGAGCACGATTCAGGTCGAGACGCCGAGCTATGCCATCCAGGCTCCCCTGGGCGAACTAACGAGCGGAACCGTCACGGCCGATACGGGTGAGCCGGCCGAGCAGACGAAGACGACCACAAACTCCACGAACGGGACGACCAACAGCACGACCGGAACGAACGATACCGCGACGAACGACTCGTTCTCGCTGAACTGGCGCATCTGA
- a CDS encoding helix-turn-helix transcriptional regulator, giving the protein MSDSSGQTIKTELEKTQGRDLLTGRVYTNLNELVDKDLVNKGSKNGRTNEYSLTDEGREAVETRRRWEKRYLKQTA; this is encoded by the coding sequence ATGAGCGACTCCTCGGGACAGACGATCAAGACCGAACTCGAAAAGACGCAGGGGCGCGACCTGCTCACGGGCCGCGTGTACACGAACCTGAACGAACTCGTCGACAAGGACCTCGTCAACAAAGGGAGCAAGAACGGACGGACCAACGAGTACTCGCTAACCGACGAGGGCCGCGAAGCGGTCGAGACGCGTCGTCGCTGGGAGAAACGGTATCTCAAGCAGACCGCGTGA
- a CDS encoding ribonuclease HI family protein yields the protein MTEKSLPSEYLSPLATLVDEVLVGVGYEMAAATDAIDDAVPGYGGLFDPTTTRSELRHALDELLASELVKPPVSEPTDDSFILYVDGSSCGNPGPAGAGAVIMDSRETQLARLGRPVGSRTGNNTAEYVALQLGLSELLTRYEPHSVEVRIDSMTVIRDVWGGSDPTEPGVEAYSEAIATALASVPNHHYTHLADSDPNPADALATVGADIAALGPG from the coding sequence GTGACCGAGAAGTCGCTCCCTTCCGAATACCTCTCGCCGCTCGCCACGCTCGTCGACGAGGTGCTTGTAGGGGTCGGTTACGAGATGGCCGCCGCCACCGACGCCATCGACGACGCCGTGCCCGGTTACGGCGGCCTGTTCGACCCCACGACGACCCGGAGCGAGTTGCGGCACGCGCTCGATGAACTGCTGGCGTCAGAACTCGTCAAGCCGCCTGTCTCTGAGCCGACCGACGACTCGTTCATCCTGTACGTCGACGGCAGTTCGTGCGGCAACCCCGGCCCGGCGGGTGCGGGCGCGGTCATCATGGACTCGAGAGAGACCCAACTCGCCCGACTCGGCCGTCCCGTCGGCTCCCGAACGGGGAACAACACCGCCGAGTACGTCGCGCTCCAACTCGGGCTTTCCGAACTGCTGACTCGCTACGAGCCACACAGCGTGGAGGTACGAATCGACTCGATGACCGTCATCCGAGACGTTTGGGGCGGCTCCGACCCGACAGAACCGGGTGTCGAAGCGTACAGCGAGGCCATCGCCACGGCACTAGCGAGCGTCCCGAACCACCACTACACGCATTTGGCCGATAGCGACCCGAACCCCGCCGACGCGCTGGCGACGGTCGGTGCCGATATCGCGGCGCTGGGACCCGGATAG
- a CDS encoding succinylglutamate desuccinylase/aspartoacylase family protein — protein sequence MNSKFTRRTFLTAAGGLALLGAVGTRPAAAGFSPGVVGTAPYLSDRLYPTMGTDDSNPTLVVYVNFLSDSSQYFVQHNLERIVREYVLAGDLNLELRFLSYRPDAIDTYLVGDDEGEARAARAAHGVWDVEPENFWRFFEFMFWNFTTKTYTHSRLESYMDLAGVRNITKIANRAYADRYDSLVRSGTDEAVRYGISGVPQVRLLRDHKDANYGDVLGWIQTRLDRVNAGTVRTHSLLPGTKYETPVYVIDSGNPGPTAFVVGGIHGEEPQGYHAADQLRHLRPTGGKIVVVPYANAPAISIGARYTEDGDLNRQFPTGAQPTSRLARALWDELVSHDPDVVVDLHSSSGIYKHDGKVGQAVFPTRATPTNAVNACDYVNEQYVDLSEYPSYYDFDCGNSLDGSRSLFIHKVYGDLHLPGYIVETTRKGTTLEDAVTWGVAVARDLLWQHGVYHG from the coding sequence ATGAACTCGAAATTTACTCGTCGCACCTTTCTCACCGCCGCCGGCGGACTCGCGCTGCTCGGAGCTGTCGGAACTCGACCCGCCGCTGCGGGGTTCTCGCCGGGCGTGGTCGGGACCGCGCCGTATCTTAGTGACCGACTTTACCCGACGATGGGCACCGACGATTCGAACCCGACACTCGTCGTTTACGTGAACTTCCTGTCGGACTCCTCGCAGTACTTCGTCCAGCACAACCTCGAACGCATCGTCCGCGAGTACGTCCTCGCAGGCGACCTCAACCTCGAACTCCGGTTCCTCTCGTACAGACCGGACGCCATCGACACCTACCTCGTCGGCGACGACGAGGGTGAAGCCCGCGCCGCCCGCGCCGCTCACGGCGTCTGGGACGTCGAACCGGAGAACTTCTGGCGGTTCTTCGAGTTCATGTTCTGGAACTTCACGACCAAGACGTACACGCACTCGCGCTTGGAGTCCTACATGGACCTCGCGGGCGTCCGCAACATCACGAAAATCGCCAACCGCGCCTACGCGGACCGCTACGACAGCCTCGTCCGCTCGGGGACCGACGAAGCCGTACGCTACGGCATCTCTGGCGTGCCGCAAGTTCGCCTGCTTCGAGACCACAAGGACGCAAACTACGGTGACGTCCTCGGCTGGATACAGACTCGTCTCGACCGCGTCAACGCGGGGACGGTCCGCACCCACTCGCTCCTTCCGGGAACGAAGTACGAAACGCCCGTCTACGTCATCGACTCCGGGAACCCCGGTCCGACGGCGTTCGTCGTCGGCGGTATCCACGGCGAGGAACCGCAGGGCTACCACGCGGCGGACCAACTCAGGCATCTCCGCCCGACCGGCGGAAAGATTGTCGTCGTCCCCTACGCGAACGCGCCCGCAATCAGCATCGGGGCCAGATACACCGAGGACGGCGACCTGAACCGGCAGTTCCCCACGGGGGCGCAGCCCACGTCCCGACTCGCGCGGGCGCTCTGGGACGAACTCGTCTCGCACGACCCCGATGTCGTCGTCGACCTCCACAGCTCCAGCGGCATCTACAAGCACGACGGGAAAGTCGGGCAGGCGGTCTTCCCGACCCGCGCGACCCCGACGAACGCGGTGAACGCCTGCGACTACGTCAACGAGCAGTACGTCGACCTCTCGGAGTACCCGTCGTACTACGACTTCGACTGCGGGAACTCCCTCGACGGCTCTCGCTCGCTGTTCATCCACAAGGTGTACGGCGACCTGCACCTCCCCGGCTACATCGTCGAGACGACCCGCAAGGGGACGACCCTCGAAGACGCCGTGACGTGGGGAGTTGCCGTCGCCCGTGACCTGCTCTGGCAACACGGCGTCTACCACGGGTGA